A section of the Gloeobacter violaceus PCC 7421 genome encodes:
- a CDS encoding iron-containing redox enzyme family protein yields MQTLDASTKERHSAQLVVSVHGSGDTLCLQAAEVMRQVAARRSGSVQVLELPLDPSAPLGEADELPVIAFGQRTVYTGCPTLEQAEELLRREEIASRVSKYAINNSAVVRLFAEGKVAVDPAALAHYYPISLDFPIFLARAIGHVRDENARLLLVGNLYEEHGNLDASQTHPELFRNYIRALDLNPDAFVNLDNAPAAAVVERYNAVCAEGPDHRALAMLYGFEKQFSPICTLLAAGLRRLELDEDAVRFFDVHSEVDVDHAEQLRFALFGACDSPRKWEEALEVAVEASGLLYDFFDTTLKPVPRP; encoded by the coding sequence ATGCAGACGCTTGATGCTTCAACGAAAGAGCGCCATAGCGCGCAATTGGTGGTGAGCGTTCACGGTAGCGGCGACACCCTTTGCCTGCAAGCTGCCGAGGTGATGCGGCAGGTGGCGGCCAGGCGCAGCGGTTCTGTGCAGGTGCTCGAGTTGCCCCTTGATCCAAGCGCCCCGTTGGGCGAGGCCGACGAATTGCCTGTGATTGCCTTCGGCCAAAGGACGGTTTATACAGGCTGCCCTACGCTGGAGCAGGCGGAAGAGCTGCTTCGACGTGAAGAAATCGCAAGTCGCGTTTCGAAGTATGCTATCAACAATAGCGCCGTGGTGCGTCTTTTTGCCGAGGGCAAAGTGGCCGTCGATCCGGCGGCACTCGCGCACTATTACCCAATTTCGCTCGACTTTCCGATTTTTTTGGCCAGGGCGATTGGACATGTCCGCGACGAGAATGCACGCCTGCTGCTGGTGGGCAACCTCTATGAGGAGCACGGTAATCTCGATGCCAGCCAGACCCATCCTGAGCTATTTCGCAACTATATTCGCGCCCTCGACTTGAACCCGGATGCGTTTGTCAATCTCGACAATGCGCCCGCCGCCGCGGTTGTCGAACGCTACAACGCAGTTTGCGCCGAAGGGCCTGATCACCGCGCCCTTGCGATGCTCTACGGATTTGAAAAACAGTTCAGCCCGATCTGCACGCTGCTTGCCGCTGGGTTGCGCCGACTGGAACTCGACGAGGATGCCGTTCGCTTCTTCGATGTCCACTCCGAAGTGGATGTCGATCACGCCGAACAGCTGCGCTTCGCACTGTTTGGGGCGTGCGACAGCCCACGCAAATGGGAAGAGGCGCTCGAAGTCGCGGTCGAAGCGAGCGGACTGCTCTACGATTTCTTCGATACCACCCTCAAACCCGTCCCGCGCCCTTAG
- a CDS encoding glycosyltransferase family 4 protein: MRIAQVAPLYERVPPPGYGGIELVVGLVTDELVRRGHEVTLFASGDSQTLAALHSVHDRALRLDDRIREPGIYEMMQMSRVYEMAEAFDVIHSHIGCAALPYSGLVKTPTVHTLHGIFTADNSKIYRQCCQQPYISISEAQRDYSLGLNYLSTVYNGIDSNLYRFQAEPDAEEPYLAFVGRISPEKGPLQAIEVARRTGWTLKMAGKVDPVDREFYQEQVKPQIDGKQIQYLGEVSHLEKASLLAGAVATLFSITWREPFGLVMIESMACGTPVLAMAMGAAPEVVVDGRTGYLVNSIEEMVERVGRIETIRRQDCRDHVMRQFTVERMTDGYEAAYRAVLASRNGALSHRV, encoded by the coding sequence ATGCGCATTGCACAGGTGGCTCCTCTATACGAGCGCGTACCCCCTCCCGGTTACGGTGGCATTGAACTGGTGGTGGGCTTGGTGACCGACGAGCTGGTGAGGCGGGGCCACGAGGTGACGCTTTTTGCTTCGGGGGATTCCCAGACCCTGGCGGCGCTCCACTCGGTCCACGACCGCGCCCTGAGGCTCGATGATCGCATCCGTGAGCCCGGCATCTACGAGATGATGCAGATGAGCCGGGTCTACGAGATGGCCGAAGCGTTCGATGTCATCCACTCCCACATCGGCTGCGCAGCCTTGCCTTATTCGGGCTTGGTGAAGACACCGACCGTCCATACCCTCCACGGGATTTTTACCGCCGACAACAGCAAAATTTATCGCCAGTGCTGCCAACAGCCCTATATCAGCATCAGCGAGGCCCAGCGCGACTACAGTCTGGGCCTCAATTACCTGAGTACTGTTTACAACGGTATCGATTCGAACCTCTATCGCTTTCAAGCCGAGCCCGACGCCGAGGAGCCCTACCTGGCTTTTGTGGGGCGCATCTCCCCGGAAAAAGGGCCGCTGCAGGCCATCGAAGTGGCCCGCCGCACCGGCTGGACGCTCAAGATGGCAGGCAAAGTCGACCCGGTGGATCGCGAGTTCTACCAGGAGCAGGTCAAACCCCAAATCGACGGCAAGCAAATCCAGTACCTGGGCGAAGTGAGCCATCTAGAAAAAGCGTCCTTGCTCGCCGGGGCGGTGGCGACGCTCTTTTCGATCACCTGGCGCGAGCCTTTCGGCCTGGTGATGATCGAGTCGATGGCTTGCGGGACGCCGGTTTTGGCCATGGCGATGGGAGCGGCTCCCGAGGTGGTTGTCGACGGTCGGACCGGCTACCTGGTGAACAGCATCGAGGAAATGGTGGAGCGGGTCGGTCGGATCGAGACGATTCGCCGCCAGGACTGCCGCGACCACGTCATGCGCCAATTTACCGTCGAGCGCATGACCGACGGCTACGAAGCGGCCTACCGGGCGGTGCTCGCAAGCCGCAACGGCGCCCTCTCCCATCGGGTCTAG
- a CDS encoding amidohydrolase family protein, with product MDKAVLPWGRWLLGPLLGLVLASGPVAAQGPDQNYAFVGGRWFNGRGFEKKTVYAVGGRFTFERPAKVDSTVDLQNRYVVPPFGEAHTHRLSDPREVEAGIADYLRDGIFYAKIPNDIPLSSAAARERLNRPDSVDAVYAHGGLTATGGHPMRLYAFLAQSKYIEITEPKKLDGQAYHVVDSEADLERKWPQILAGKPDFIKTYLLYSEEFNKRKDDKRYFGAKGLDPRLLGRIVEKAHRAGLQVVTHIETAADFRSAVAAGVDEIAHLPGYWFGPPEWPMPPAAFELTREDAQLARRNNVAVVTTTLVTDGLVKDKAQAEQIQAVQKRNLRLLKEAGVPLVIGSDAFGATSLQEALKLNTLGSFDRLELLKSLCESTPQNIFPRRKIGVIAEGYEASFLVLEADPLVDFGNVKKIARRFKQGRWVELSAAGGEKRSEAAPSHAH from the coding sequence ATGGATAAAGCGGTGTTGCCGTGGGGTCGATGGTTGTTGGGACCGCTACTGGGGCTGGTTTTGGCAAGCGGGCCGGTGGCGGCGCAAGGTCCGGATCAAAATTATGCGTTTGTCGGCGGCCGGTGGTTCAACGGCCGCGGGTTCGAGAAAAAAACGGTGTACGCGGTGGGGGGTCGCTTCACCTTCGAACGCCCAGCGAAAGTCGACAGCACCGTGGACCTGCAAAACCGCTACGTCGTGCCGCCCTTTGGCGAAGCGCACACCCACCGGCTTTCGGATCCGCGGGAGGTAGAAGCGGGAATCGCCGATTATCTGCGCGACGGGATCTTTTACGCGAAGATCCCCAACGACATTCCCCTCTCTTCGGCGGCGGCCCGCGAGCGGCTCAACCGGCCCGACAGCGTCGATGCGGTGTACGCCCACGGGGGGCTTACGGCTACGGGCGGCCACCCGATGCGCCTGTATGCCTTCCTCGCCCAGAGCAAATACATCGAAATCACCGAGCCTAAAAAGCTGGACGGGCAGGCTTACCATGTCGTCGACAGCGAAGCGGATCTCGAGCGCAAGTGGCCGCAGATCCTGGCGGGGAAACCGGATTTTATCAAGACTTATCTGCTCTACTCCGAAGAATTCAACAAACGCAAAGACGACAAGCGCTACTTTGGGGCCAAAGGACTCGACCCCCGGTTGTTGGGCCGCATCGTGGAGAAGGCCCACCGCGCAGGGCTGCAGGTGGTGACCCACATCGAGACGGCCGCCGATTTTCGTAGCGCTGTGGCGGCGGGGGTCGACGAAATCGCCCACCTGCCCGGCTACTGGTTCGGTCCCCCCGAGTGGCCGATGCCGCCTGCGGCCTTCGAACTCACCCGCGAAGACGCGCAACTGGCCCGCCGCAACAACGTCGCCGTGGTCACCACCACCCTGGTGACCGACGGCCTAGTCAAAGACAAAGCGCAGGCAGAGCAGATCCAGGCCGTTCAAAAGCGCAATCTGCGCCTGCTCAAAGAAGCGGGCGTCCCACTGGTCATCGGATCGGACGCCTTTGGCGCCACCAGTTTGCAGGAGGCGCTCAAACTGAACACCCTGGGCAGCTTCGATCGGCTGGAACTGCTCAAATCGCTGTGCGAATCGACGCCGCAGAACATCTTTCCCAGGCGAAAGATTGGGGTCATCGCTGAAGGGTACGAGGCAAGTTTTCTAGTGCTCGAAGCGGATCCGCTCGTCGACTTTGGCAACGTCAAAAAAATTGCCCGCCGCTTCAAGCAGGGCCGCTGGGTGGAACTGTCGGCTGCAGGCGGCGAAAAGCGCTCCGAAGCCGCACCGAGCCACGCGCATTGA
- the ilvD gene encoding dihydroxy-acid dehydratase, protein MSGNLRSRIVTQGVQRSPNRAMLRAVGFGDGDFERPIVGVANGFSTITPCNLGLGALAERAEAALRAGGAMPQLFGTITISDGISMGTEGMKYSLVSREVIADSIETVCNGQSLDGVLAIGGCDKNMPGAMIAIARLNIPAVFVYGGTIKPGRYQDQDLTVVSAFEAVGQYSAGKIDQTTLVEIERRACPGAGSCGGMYTANTMSSAFEAMGMSLVYSSTMAAEDPEKADSTALSAKVLVEAIQAQILPSAILTRKAFENAIAVIMAIGGSTNAVLHLLAIAHSARVPLALDDFECIRARVPVLCDLKPSGRFVATDLHRAGGIPQVMKMLLVRGLLHGDALTVTGQTVAEVLRDVPTEPRTDQEVIRPWDRPLYSSGHLAILRGNLASEGAVAKITGVKKPQITGPARVFDSEESCMEAILAGAIQPGDVIVIRYEGPKGGPGMREMLSPTSAIIGAGLGDAVGLITDGRFSGGTYGMVVGHVAPEAFVGGTIALVEAGDLITIDAPARKIELLVTTDELERRRAAWRPPAPRYIRGVLAKYARQVNSSSLGAVTDAFI, encoded by the coding sequence ATGTCCGGCAATCTGCGCAGCCGCATCGTCACCCAGGGGGTGCAGCGCTCCCCCAACCGCGCCATGCTGCGGGCGGTGGGTTTTGGCGACGGTGATTTCGAGCGGCCCATCGTGGGGGTGGCCAACGGCTTCAGCACGATTACCCCCTGCAATCTGGGCCTGGGAGCTTTGGCGGAGCGGGCGGAGGCGGCGTTGCGCGCCGGCGGGGCGATGCCCCAACTATTCGGAACGATCACGATCAGCGACGGCATCTCGATGGGTACCGAGGGGATGAAGTACTCGCTGGTGTCCCGCGAGGTGATCGCCGACAGCATCGAGACGGTCTGCAACGGTCAGAGCCTGGACGGGGTGCTCGCTATCGGCGGCTGCGACAAGAACATGCCGGGTGCGATGATCGCCATTGCCAGACTCAATATCCCGGCGGTCTTCGTCTACGGCGGCACGATCAAACCCGGCCGCTACCAGGATCAGGACCTCACGGTCGTGAGCGCCTTCGAAGCGGTGGGCCAGTACAGCGCCGGCAAAATTGACCAGACGACCCTCGTCGAAATCGAGCGGCGCGCCTGCCCGGGGGCGGGCTCCTGCGGCGGCATGTACACCGCCAATACGATGAGTTCGGCCTTCGAGGCGATGGGCATGAGCTTGGTGTACTCCTCGACGATGGCCGCCGAGGATCCCGAAAAAGCGGACAGCACCGCCCTGTCGGCCAAGGTGCTGGTTGAAGCGATCCAAGCGCAAATCCTGCCGAGCGCCATCCTGACGCGAAAAGCTTTCGAGAACGCCATCGCTGTGATCATGGCCATCGGCGGCTCGACCAACGCCGTGCTGCACCTGCTTGCCATCGCCCACAGCGCCCGGGTGCCACTCGCACTGGATGACTTCGAGTGCATCCGCGCGCGGGTGCCGGTGCTGTGCGATCTCAAGCCCAGCGGTCGCTTTGTCGCCACCGATCTGCACAGAGCCGGGGGTATTCCCCAGGTGATGAAAATGTTGCTCGTGCGCGGGCTCCTCCACGGCGACGCCCTCACGGTAACCGGCCAGACGGTCGCCGAGGTGCTGCGCGACGTACCCACAGAACCGCGCACCGACCAGGAGGTGATCCGTCCCTGGGACCGGCCTCTCTACAGTTCGGGGCACCTGGCCATTTTGCGCGGCAACCTGGCGAGCGAAGGGGCGGTCGCCAAGATTACCGGCGTCAAAAAGCCCCAGATCACTGGTCCTGCCCGCGTCTTCGACTCCGAAGAAAGCTGCATGGAAGCAATTCTGGCGGGCGCCATCCAGCCGGGCGATGTGATCGTCATTCGCTACGAAGGCCCCAAGGGCGGTCCCGGCATGCGGGAGATGCTCTCGCCCACTTCGGCCATCATCGGCGCGGGTCTGGGCGATGCGGTGGGACTGATCACCGACGGCCGCTTCTCGGGGGGCACCTACGGCATGGTCGTGGGCCACGTCGCCCCGGAAGCCTTCGTGGGCGGCACCATCGCCCTGGTCGAAGCAGGAGATCTGATCACCATCGACGCCCCGGCGCGCAAGATCGAGCTATTGGTGACCACAGACGAACTGGAGCGCCGACGCGCCGCCTGGCGGCCGCCTGCCCCCCGTTACATCCGCGGGGTGCTCGCCAAGTACGCCCGTCAGGTGAACAGCAGCAGCCTCGGGGCGGTCACCGACGCCTTTATTTGA
- a CDS encoding phenylacetate--CoA ligase family protein — MEKHSLFFEPGHPNAVSTEQRAALLLEAVRAQVAFAHRHVPFWADRLQKHGLPPTLDSLEEFAALPPMTKAELRVLSPWDLLPDASRSRLYLCRATSGTTGVPASFFWTRPDWQALAMTLAALLETHRPRTLLQLVAFNGYHQGHLMGPAYDDGLRQMGATVIPRHYLADDEASTVQQIETFGCNTLVLAQRSGLKKSGKTVEDLLRHEPELFRRHGIRWWIGSSSTFTPELREHACEQGATVTNLYGSSEFGTLGIACREHPEEFHLALGHVYVEIVDVRGRPVTAGHRGRVVITRLLGYDQERGAVPQAGSQLLRLDNGDEALLVDTACTCGLTTPRIRDIGRGGAAGAGF; from the coding sequence ATGGAAAAGCACAGTCTATTCTTCGAGCCAGGTCACCCGAACGCGGTCTCCACCGAACAGCGGGCCGCCTTGCTGCTGGAGGCGGTGCGCGCCCAGGTCGCCTTTGCCCACCGGCATGTGCCCTTCTGGGCCGATCGGCTGCAAAAACACGGCCTCCCCCCCACCCTCGACAGCCTCGAAGAATTTGCCGCCCTACCGCCGATGACCAAGGCGGAACTGCGGGTGCTTTCGCCGTGGGATTTGCTGCCGGACGCCAGTCGGAGCCGTTTGTATCTATGCCGCGCCACGAGCGGCACGACTGGCGTTCCCGCTTCGTTTTTTTGGACCCGGCCCGACTGGCAGGCCCTCGCGATGACCCTGGCGGCGTTGCTCGAAACCCACAGGCCACGGACCCTCCTGCAACTGGTCGCCTTCAACGGCTACCACCAGGGCCACCTGATGGGGCCGGCCTACGACGACGGTCTGCGGCAGATGGGAGCCACCGTCATCCCCCGCCACTATCTGGCCGACGACGAAGCTTCGACAGTCCAGCAAATCGAAACGTTCGGGTGCAACACCCTGGTACTTGCCCAGCGCTCGGGCCTCAAAAAAAGCGGCAAAACGGTCGAAGATTTGTTGCGCCACGAGCCGGAGCTGTTCCGCCGCCACGGCATCCGCTGGTGGATAGGTTCGAGCAGCACGTTTACTCCCGAGTTGCGCGAGCATGCCTGCGAGCAGGGGGCAACCGTCACCAACCTGTACGGCTCTTCTGAATTCGGTACCCTCGGGATCGCCTGCCGAGAGCACCCGGAGGAATTTCACCTGGCTTTGGGACACGTCTACGTCGAGATCGTCGATGTCCGGGGGCGACCGGTGACGGCGGGACACAGGGGCCGGGTGGTCATCACCCGCCTGCTCGGGTACGACCAGGAGCGGGGGGCTGTTCCCCAGGCGGGCTCGCAACTGTTGCGCCTCGACAACGGCGACGAAGCGCTTTTGGTGGATACAGCTTGTACCTGCGGGCTCACGACCCCGCGCATCCGCGACATCGGCCGGGGTGGGGCGGCCGGGGCCGGGTTTTGA
- a CDS encoding Kelch repeat-containing protein, which yields MPPRHLLSTLIMIFSLGTLLSPVQSQAQSQPPYWTKAAPPTVARQELYPEVLNRKIYVVGGLLSPNTGFSAHFESYDPLNDAWTVLRPLPEARHHITLSAVKGSLYGVGGFTGGFPDWRAQSTVFIYNPSSNTWTRGTDLPVARAEGISAVIDHKIYLVGGRVRAAENARLFDDHIDSVRNEVFDPATGRWLARADAPTPRNSAASAVIDGKIYVVGGRQFFKNADGTTRQVNVPNLEVYDPKLDRWQTRSPMPQARGGLAATSLGGKLYVFGGEQWVPEQKVFAESWVYDPKIDVWKALPPLPTPRHGLGASAVGDRIFVFGGGTRTGGNAATAIHEVLVLPRDL from the coding sequence GTGCCGCCCAGACATCTGCTTTCCACGTTGATCATGATATTTTCGCTCGGCACACTATTGTCGCCGGTGCAAAGTCAAGCGCAAAGCCAGCCGCCCTATTGGACCAAAGCCGCACCGCCGACGGTGGCTCGGCAGGAACTGTATCCGGAAGTATTGAACAGAAAAATTTACGTGGTTGGCGGTCTACTCAGTCCAAACACCGGATTCTCGGCCCATTTCGAGTCTTATGATCCTCTTAACGATGCATGGACCGTATTAAGACCGCTACCCGAAGCACGCCATCACATCACGCTATCGGCGGTGAAGGGTTCGCTCTACGGCGTCGGCGGTTTCACGGGTGGGTTTCCGGACTGGCGCGCACAAAGTACGGTGTTTATATACAATCCTTCCTCCAACACTTGGACCAGAGGCACCGACCTGCCGGTGGCCCGTGCGGAGGGCATTTCCGCGGTGATCGACCACAAAATATACCTGGTTGGCGGGCGCGTTCGGGCCGCTGAGAACGCTCGGCTTTTCGATGACCACATTGACAGTGTGCGAAACGAAGTATTTGATCCGGCGACCGGGCGCTGGTTGGCCCGTGCCGATGCACCGACACCACGAAACAGTGCAGCATCGGCAGTCATTGATGGAAAGATCTACGTGGTCGGTGGTCGCCAGTTTTTCAAGAATGCCGATGGCACCACGCGGCAAGTCAATGTGCCAAATCTTGAGGTCTACGATCCGAAACTTGATCGTTGGCAGACGCGCTCGCCGATGCCCCAAGCCCGAGGTGGTCTTGCTGCGACCTCGCTGGGCGGCAAGCTTTACGTTTTTGGCGGCGAACAATGGGTTCCGGAGCAGAAAGTTTTTGCCGAAAGTTGGGTGTACGACCCAAAAATCGACGTCTGGAAAGCATTGCCGCCCTTGCCAACCCCGCGACACGGATTGGGGGCGTCGGCCGTTGGAGACCGAATTTTTGTTTTTGGCGGCGGAACCAGAACCGGCGGCAATGCAGCCACAGCCATACACGAAGTGCTGGTGTTGCCCCGTGATTTGTAG
- a CDS encoding amylo-alpha-1,6-glucosidase yields the protein MFGTGEKRRRRPSSTPTPTTRQLFMERFALDEQATDGWSCSYTDALTPLRTIKHNDLFLVCDALGNVPGSCRTTSMGLFCADTRYLSRLEMRLNGEPPVLLSGSADAGFAAAMLLTNGSQNALKPDTIGIRRHIVLYGALFESIELTNYAVTPAEATLSLSFGSDFADLFEVRGFHRGKRGEFLRTKGALPADTLILAYRGRDGSVMEGRIQFAHPPDRLTDHTAEWTFILKAHQRVEMQYRMLLLLNGESASFTPPPATFEQARATAHSEQQGWRTGITQISSDNDLFDQALERSTRDLFLLRLTMPEGRSLAAGVPWFSTLFGRDALITASQTLLLDPTIARETLKLLAHFQGKQDNPWRDEQPGKILHEVRRGELARCREVPHTPYYGTIDATPLWLMLLAEYYAWTADIALLREMWPHALAAMGWIDRVCAGQTGPLAGYLAYSRQSERGLANQGWKDSDDCIVHADGRLATGPIALCEVQGYVYAGKMRLAQLAPLFGEEEHAKTWYQQAQRLKERFNEDFWLDEQDYCALALDGSGLPVDGIASNPGHCLHTGIFTREHRREVAERLTAPDLFSGWGIRTLHSLSPAFNPIGYHTGSVWPHDNSLIALGLRSVGAVPQMLEIGSVLFEVAQSQPSFRLPELFCGFTRSEYDTLLASYPVACSPQAWAAGSLFQILQAMVNLVPDAPGNCLRIIEPILPTWLSHLEFKNLRVGTSVLDLRFETSGSATSCRVANKRGNLRVIVEA from the coding sequence ATGTTTGGTACGGGCGAAAAGCGTCGGAGGCGGCCTTCGTCCACTCCTACACCAACCACCCGTCAGTTGTTCATGGAACGCTTCGCACTCGACGAGCAGGCCACCGATGGCTGGTCCTGCAGCTATACCGATGCTTTGACACCGCTTCGCACTATCAAGCACAACGATCTGTTTCTCGTTTGCGACGCGCTGGGCAATGTTCCGGGAAGCTGCCGCACCACGAGCATGGGGCTGTTTTGCGCAGACACGCGCTATCTGTCGCGATTGGAGATGCGTCTCAACGGCGAGCCGCCGGTCTTGCTGTCCGGCAGTGCCGATGCCGGGTTTGCCGCTGCGATGCTGCTGACCAACGGTTCCCAAAACGCCCTGAAGCCCGACACGATCGGCATCCGCCGCCACATTGTGCTGTACGGGGCGCTGTTCGAATCCATCGAGCTGACCAATTATGCGGTCACTCCCGCGGAGGCGACCCTCAGCCTCAGTTTCGGCTCCGACTTCGCGGATCTATTCGAGGTGCGCGGCTTCCACCGCGGCAAGCGGGGCGAATTTTTGCGCACCAAGGGCGCGTTGCCCGCCGATACGCTTATTCTTGCCTACCGGGGGCGGGACGGGAGCGTCATGGAGGGGCGCATCCAGTTTGCCCATCCCCCCGATCGGCTCACCGACCACACCGCCGAGTGGACTTTTATCCTCAAAGCCCACCAGCGCGTGGAGATGCAGTACCGGATGCTGCTGCTGCTGAATGGCGAGTCGGCTTCGTTCACCCCGCCGCCCGCCACCTTCGAGCAGGCCCGCGCCACCGCCCACAGCGAGCAGCAGGGCTGGCGAACGGGCATCACCCAGATCAGTTCCGACAACGATCTGTTCGACCAAGCCCTGGAGCGCTCGACTAGAGATCTGTTTTTGCTGCGCCTCACGATGCCGGAGGGCCGCTCGCTCGCGGCGGGGGTGCCCTGGTTCTCGACCTTGTTCGGCCGCGACGCGCTCATCACCGCCTCCCAGACGCTTCTGCTGGACCCGACTATCGCCCGCGAGACGCTCAAGCTGCTCGCCCACTTCCAGGGCAAGCAGGACAACCCCTGGCGCGACGAACAACCGGGCAAGATTCTGCACGAAGTTCGTCGCGGCGAACTGGCCCGCTGCCGGGAAGTACCCCACACCCCCTACTACGGCACCATCGACGCGACGCCGCTGTGGCTGATGCTGCTGGCCGAATACTATGCCTGGACCGCCGACATCGCCCTGCTGCGCGAAATGTGGCCCCATGCCCTCGCGGCGATGGGCTGGATCGACCGCGTCTGTGCCGGGCAAACCGGGCCGCTCGCGGGCTATCTGGCCTACAGCCGCCAATCGGAGCGCGGCCTTGCCAACCAGGGCTGGAAAGATTCCGACGACTGCATCGTGCATGCCGACGGCCGGCTTGCCACAGGCCCGATCGCCCTGTGCGAAGTGCAGGGCTACGTCTACGCAGGCAAGATGCGCCTTGCCCAACTCGCTCCGCTTTTTGGTGAAGAGGAACACGCCAAGACCTGGTACCAGCAGGCGCAACGGCTCAAGGAGCGCTTCAACGAAGATTTTTGGCTCGACGAACAGGATTACTGCGCCCTTGCCCTGGACGGCTCCGGCCTGCCGGTGGACGGCATCGCCTCCAACCCCGGCCACTGCCTGCACACGGGTATATTCACCCGCGAGCATCGCCGGGAAGTGGCAGAGCGCCTCACCGCCCCGGACTTGTTCTCAGGCTGGGGGATTCGCACCCTCCACAGCCTCTCGCCCGCCTTCAATCCGATCGGCTACCACACCGGTTCGGTCTGGCCCCACGACAACTCGCTCATCGCCCTGGGTCTGCGCTCGGTGGGGGCGGTGCCCCAGATGCTCGAAATCGGCTCGGTGCTTTTCGAAGTCGCCCAGAGCCAGCCTTCCTTCCGGTTGCCGGAGCTGTTTTGCGGCTTTACCCGCAGCGAGTACGATACTCTGCTGGCGAGCTACCCGGTGGCCTGCTCTCCCCAGGCCTGGGCGGCGGGCAGCCTCTTTCAGATTCTGCAGGCGATGGTCAACCTGGTCCCCGACGCGCCGGGCAACTGCTTGCGGATTATCGAGCCGATTCTACCCACCTGGCTTAGCCACTTGGAGTTCAAAAACCTGCGCGTCGGCACCTCGGTGCTCGACTTGCGCTTCGAAACCTCCGGGTCGGCCACCAGTTGCCGGGTGGCCAACAAGCGCGGCAATCTGCGGGTGATCGTCGAAGCCTAG
- a CDS encoding TetR/AcrR family transcriptional regulator, with the protein MPQDPEKRVGRPRSAESRAAILNATWTLLKTTTLRDLSIEAIAHESGVGKATIYRWWPSKAAVAIDAFLENVLLVTPYPEGLSATEAIARQMASLVQAWSGEYGRILAQVIAEGQADPEALNNYRARYLNHRRAEAKAVIQRGIKDGEFAPDLDPDLAIDILYGPIYYRLLVGHLPLDQRFATELSQWALQALRGN; encoded by the coding sequence ATGCCTCAAGACCCTGAAAAACGAGTTGGGCGACCTCGGTCTGCAGAATCGAGGGCAGCAATCCTTAACGCAACCTGGACATTGCTCAAAACAACCACCCTCAGAGATCTGTCGATCGAGGCGATTGCCCACGAGTCCGGTGTCGGGAAAGCCACGATCTACCGCTGGTGGCCCAGCAAAGCGGCGGTGGCCATCGATGCCTTTTTGGAGAATGTACTGCTTGTCACGCCTTACCCAGAGGGACTGTCGGCCACAGAAGCCATCGCACGGCAAATGGCTTCCCTGGTGCAAGCCTGGTCGGGGGAGTACGGGCGTATCCTGGCACAAGTGATCGCCGAGGGGCAGGCCGATCCAGAGGCACTGAACAACTACCGCGCTCGCTATCTCAATCACCGCCGTGCCGAGGCGAAAGCCGTCATCCAGCGGGGCATCAAGGATGGCGAGTTCGCCCCCGATCTCGACCCGGACCTGGCGATCGATATTCTTTATGGCCCCATCTACTATCGGCTTTTGGTCGGGCACTTACCTCTCGACCAGCGGTTTGCGACAGAGCTCTCTCAATGGGCCCTGCAGGCGCTCAGGGGCAATTGA
- a CDS encoding tetratricopeptide repeat protein — protein MKLSLPLGIALAALLSASSPPSGLLAQSAPLQARFKEAYTLQQSKDYSRARQVWDQLLKEYPNEAAAYVNRALTRYYLNDPRGAVGDLTLAIEKKADYADAYYNRAAILNALKDYEPALRDYEKYVTLVPKEQDTSQVSKIVEDLKKKVAVAPPAPPPTVARAAAPDTPPPTASAAAESKPAPPTPAPPPPPAPATAAAPETATNAAAPLEASSAPTELPPGVYSLGRIAGYDATTEDLLLGLKLSVDRKLLKPTDAVFQQAQNLVVQMKRGATVDQATRRSGLGKQSMIRLAWRGAAWRSYRVFIK, from the coding sequence ATGAAGCTTTCTTTGCCTCTCGGCATCGCCCTTGCCGCTTTGCTGTCGGCGTCGAGTCCCCCCAGTGGGCTTTTGGCCCAGAGCGCGCCGCTGCAAGCCCGATTCAAAGAAGCCTACACCCTGCAACAAAGCAAAGACTACAGCCGGGCCAGGCAAGTATGGGACCAACTGCTCAAAGAATACCCGAACGAGGCGGCCGCCTACGTCAACCGGGCGCTGACGCGCTACTACCTCAACGACCCGCGCGGGGCGGTGGGCGATCTGACCCTTGCCATTGAGAAAAAAGCAGACTACGCCGATGCTTACTACAACCGCGCCGCCATTCTCAACGCCCTCAAAGACTACGAACCGGCCCTGCGGGACTACGAAAAATACGTCACTCTTGTGCCCAAAGAGCAAGACACCTCCCAGGTCAGCAAAATCGTCGAAGACCTCAAAAAGAAAGTAGCCGTCGCCCCACCGGCCCCGCCACCCACCGTCGCCCGCGCTGCCGCCCCGGACACCCCGCCACCCACCGCGAGCGCCGCCGCCGAATCCAAGCCCGCACCACCCACCCCGGCCCCGCCACCGCCCCCGGCCCCGGCCACCGCCGCCGCGCCCGAAACCGCTACTAATGCCGCCGCGCCCCTCGAAGCGTCGAGCGCACCCACCGAGTTGCCGCCCGGGGTCTATTCGCTGGGCCGCATCGCGGGCTACGACGCAACCACCGAAGATCTGTTGCTCGGGCTGAAGCTCAGCGTCGATCGCAAGTTGCTCAAGCCCACCGACGCCGTCTTCCAGCAGGCCCAGAACCTGGTGGTGCAGATGAAGCGGGGGGCCACCGTCGATCAGGCCACCCGCCGCTCGGGCCTCGGCAAGCAGAGCATGATTCGGCTCGCCTGGCGCGGTGCGGCCTGGCGCAGCTACCGGGTATTCATCAAATAA